A single region of the Etheostoma cragini isolate CJK2018 chromosome 3, CSU_Ecrag_1.0, whole genome shotgun sequence genome encodes:
- the igsf11 gene encoding immunoglobulin superfamily member 11 isoform X2 encodes MVKFHNSDLWIAWMVIFCMEGSRFDLHTGKVCVRALDVTVSQSSVQVARGQAAVLPCSFTTSAALNNLNIIWMVIPLSNANQPEQVIIYQGGQVFSLANHLNGRVGFVATMPSTSASIFINNTQLSDTGTYQCLVNNLPDRGGRNIGVIGLTVLVPPSVPACRIQGTLDVGSDIMLICSSEEGIPTPSYSWEKLDVLPKLPHNAMQDQMQGTVTLRNISTSNSGLYQCTSSNVIGKSTCLLNLQVVAPQPQSVGLIAGTIATGVLAVIICSLLVVVTLFYWKNKNKYDEEEIPNEIREDDLPPKRSSSVKAFHADASSSENDTLTSTNTYNSRYWHNPKPNYDTNSYTRYNGDTRQTFSTAAHVSHAHGQAQNPGHSHSTVVTAPGSAPLSRHVQPTTATTTSFANGSHTLPPPKTLVVTTNSAPSPSAMVRSNGSVSLKPVVTSTHGQHTHSYAVSQATLERMGAVPVMVPAQSRAGSLV; translated from the exons tgtgtgtgcggGCGCTGGATGTCACGGTGTCCCAGAGCAGTGTTCAGGTAGCCCGTGGCCAAGCAGCCGTCCTGCCCTGCTCCTTCACCACCAGCGCTGCCCTCAACAACCTCAACATCATCTGGATGGTGATACCACTGTCCAATGCCAACCAGCCGGAACAG GTGATCATTTACCAGGGAGGCCAGGTGTTCAGCCTCGCCAACCACCTCAATGGCCGTGTGGGCTTCGTGGCCACTATGCCAAGTACAAGTGCCTCCATCTTCATCAACAACACCCAGCTGTCCGACACTGGGACCTACCAGTGCCTGGTCAACAACCTCCCAGACAGAGGGGGGCGCAACATTGGCGTCATTGGGCTCACTGTTTTGG TGCCCCCCTCAGTGCCAGCATGTCGAATCCAGGGCACGCTGGATGTAGGCAGTGACATCATGCTGATCTGCAGCTCAGAGGAAGGCATTCCCACACCCTCCTACTCCTGGGAGAAGCTGGACGTGCTGCCCAAGCTGCCGCACAACGCCATGCAAG ACCAGATGCAGGGAACTGTAACACTGAGAAACATCAGCACCAGCAACTCAGGACTCTATCAGTGTACCTCCAGCAATGTTATTGGCAAGAGCACCTGTCTGCTCAACCTGCAGGTCGTAGCAC CCCAGCCTCAGAGTGTGGGTCTGATAGCGGGCACCATTGCTACAGGAGTACTAGCTGTCATCATCTGTTCCCTGTTGGTGGTGGTCACACTCTTTTACTGGaagaacaagaacaaatatGATGAGGAGGAGATCCCCAATGAGATCAg AGAAGATGACCTTCCTCCTAAGAGGTCATCGTCAGTGAAGGCTTTCCATGCCGATGCCTCATCGTCAGAGAACGACACATTGACGTCTACCAACACCTACAACAGCCGCTACTGGCACAATCCCAAACCCAACTACGACACCAACTCCTATACACGCTACAATGGAGACACTCGTCAGACCTTCTCCACTGCTGCTCACGTTTCACATGCACATGGACAGGCTCAGAACCCAGGACACAGCCACAGTACAGTGGTCACTGCGCCAGGCTCAGCTCCACTCTCCCGCCACGTGCAACCCACAACGGCAACGACAACATCGTTTGCCAATGGCAGCCACACGCTCCCACCACCCAAGACTCTGGTGGTCACCACAAACTCTGCCCCATCCCCTTCCGCCATGGTGCGCAGCAACGGCTCTGTGAGCCTCAAACCAGTAGTGACGTCCACACACGGGCAGCACACTCACTCCTACGCAGTGAGCCAGGCCACGCTGGAGCGGATGGGGGCGGTGCCTGTCATGGTGCCTGCCCAGAGCAGAGCAGGCTCGCTGGTGTGA
- the igsf11 gene encoding immunoglobulin superfamily member 11 isoform X1, with protein sequence MVKFHNSDLWIAWMVIFCMEGSRFDLHTGKVCVRALDVTVSQSSVQVARGQAAVLPCSFTTSAALNNLNIIWMVIPLSNANQPEQSKQVIIYQGGQVFSLANHLNGRVGFVATMPSTSASIFINNTQLSDTGTYQCLVNNLPDRGGRNIGVIGLTVLVPPSVPACRIQGTLDVGSDIMLICSSEEGIPTPSYSWEKLDVLPKLPHNAMQDQMQGTVTLRNISTSNSGLYQCTSSNVIGKSTCLLNLQVVAPQPQSVGLIAGTIATGVLAVIICSLLVVVTLFYWKNKNKYDEEEIPNEIREDDLPPKRSSSVKAFHADASSSENDTLTSTNTYNSRYWHNPKPNYDTNSYTRYNGDTRQTFSTAAHVSHAHGQAQNPGHSHSTVVTAPGSAPLSRHVQPTTATTTSFANGSHTLPPPKTLVVTTNSAPSPSAMVRSNGSVSLKPVVTSTHGQHTHSYAVSQATLERMGAVPVMVPAQSRAGSLV encoded by the exons tgtgtgtgcggGCGCTGGATGTCACGGTGTCCCAGAGCAGTGTTCAGGTAGCCCGTGGCCAAGCAGCCGTCCTGCCCTGCTCCTTCACCACCAGCGCTGCCCTCAACAACCTCAACATCATCTGGATGGTGATACCACTGTCCAATGCCAACCAGCCGGAACAG TCCAAGCAG GTGATCATTTACCAGGGAGGCCAGGTGTTCAGCCTCGCCAACCACCTCAATGGCCGTGTGGGCTTCGTGGCCACTATGCCAAGTACAAGTGCCTCCATCTTCATCAACAACACCCAGCTGTCCGACACTGGGACCTACCAGTGCCTGGTCAACAACCTCCCAGACAGAGGGGGGCGCAACATTGGCGTCATTGGGCTCACTGTTTTGG TGCCCCCCTCAGTGCCAGCATGTCGAATCCAGGGCACGCTGGATGTAGGCAGTGACATCATGCTGATCTGCAGCTCAGAGGAAGGCATTCCCACACCCTCCTACTCCTGGGAGAAGCTGGACGTGCTGCCCAAGCTGCCGCACAACGCCATGCAAG ACCAGATGCAGGGAACTGTAACACTGAGAAACATCAGCACCAGCAACTCAGGACTCTATCAGTGTACCTCCAGCAATGTTATTGGCAAGAGCACCTGTCTGCTCAACCTGCAGGTCGTAGCAC CCCAGCCTCAGAGTGTGGGTCTGATAGCGGGCACCATTGCTACAGGAGTACTAGCTGTCATCATCTGTTCCCTGTTGGTGGTGGTCACACTCTTTTACTGGaagaacaagaacaaatatGATGAGGAGGAGATCCCCAATGAGATCAg AGAAGATGACCTTCCTCCTAAGAGGTCATCGTCAGTGAAGGCTTTCCATGCCGATGCCTCATCGTCAGAGAACGACACATTGACGTCTACCAACACCTACAACAGCCGCTACTGGCACAATCCCAAACCCAACTACGACACCAACTCCTATACACGCTACAATGGAGACACTCGTCAGACCTTCTCCACTGCTGCTCACGTTTCACATGCACATGGACAGGCTCAGAACCCAGGACACAGCCACAGTACAGTGGTCACTGCGCCAGGCTCAGCTCCACTCTCCCGCCACGTGCAACCCACAACGGCAACGACAACATCGTTTGCCAATGGCAGCCACACGCTCCCACCACCCAAGACTCTGGTGGTCACCACAAACTCTGCCCCATCCCCTTCCGCCATGGTGCGCAGCAACGGCTCTGTGAGCCTCAAACCAGTAGTGACGTCCACACACGGGCAGCACACTCACTCCTACGCAGTGAGCCAGGCCACGCTGGAGCGGATGGGGGCGGTGCCTGTCATGGTGCCTGCCCAGAGCAGAGCAGGCTCGCTGGTGTGA